ATAAATACGCTGGAATTAGAACTTAGCGAAATGACAGGGATGCGGAAAAATCAGGCGACGCGGCGGCCACGGCGGCGCGGTTCATCCGGATTGCCGCCGAGGCTCTCGTAGCGGTCGCGCAGCGCCTCAAGCGACATGGGCGCGGCGAAGACATAGCCCTGCACCAGATCAGCGCAGTGATATTTGTTGATGAGCGCGAGCTGCTCCTCGGTTTCCACGCCCTCGACGACGATGCGCAGGCCGAGTTCGCGCGAGAGGTTCACGGTGCCGCGCAGCAGCTTGAAGCGGCGCGGGTCCTCGCCGATATTGCGCACGAAGGACCGGTCGATCTTGATGACGTCGAGCGGCAGCTGGTCGAGATAGCTGAGGCTGGAATAGCCGGTGCCGAAATCGTCGATGGCGATGGTGATGCCGCGGGCGCGCAGTTCCTGCAGGATCGCCTGCACCTTCACCGGCTCTTCCATCAGGCAGCTTTCCGTGACCTCGAGATGCAGGCGGTGCGGCTCCAGCCCCGCCTTCTCCAGCGCCTCCGCGACCACCTCGATGATGCCGGTGCCCCGCAGGTCCTGGACGGAAAGGTTGACCGAGACCCCCATATGCGCCGGCCATGTCGCGCAGTCCGTGCAGGCGCGGCCGATCATGAAGCGCGTGATCTCCGAGACGATGCCCATCTCCTCGGCGACCTGGATGAAGACGGTCGGCGGCACCGGGCCGCGCTCGGGATGCGTCCAGCGCGACAGCGCCTCGCAGCACTCGATGCGCGAGCCGTCCGGCACGAACATCGGTTGGTAGGCGACGGAGAGCGCGTCGCCGGCAAGCGCCTCGCGCAGGTCCTCCTTCAGCTTCTGGCGGTCGACATAGCGCGCGTCCATCTCCTGCTCGAAGACCGTCAGGCTGCCCTTGGCGCGCGACTTGGTCTCGAACAGCGCAAGGTCGGCGCGGATCTGCATCTCCTCCAGCCGGAACTCGTCGCTCGCCACGGTCACGCAGCCCGCGCTGAACGAAACGAAGAGGGTCATGCCCTCCACTTCGTAGCTGCCGCGAAGCTGCTCGTGGAAGCGCCGCATCCGAACCTCGAGATCGCGCCGGTTCACCTCGTTCGGGAAGAAGAGCACGAACTCGTCGCCCATCAGGTGGCCGGCGATGACGCGGTCGCCGGTCAGCCGCCGCAGCCGGTCGGCGATGGCGCACAGCAGCCGGTCGCCTGTGACATGGCCCTTCATGTCGTTGACATGCTTGAAGTCGTCGACATCGAGGACCATGACGCCGACCGTGCCCGGCTTCTTGCGCTCGCCCAGCGCCTCCTGCACGAGGTCGGCGAAATAGCTGCGGTTCGGCAGGCCGGTAAGGCTGTCGTAGCGAACCATGTGCAGGATCTTCTTTTCCGCCCGCACCCGCGCCGTCACGTCCTCGAAGATCAGCACGGCGCCGCCCGTCTCGCGCGGGGCGGCGGTGAATTCCAGATAGAGCCCTTCCGTGACCTGCACCAGCGCCCGCGAGCGCTCGCCCTTCAGGAGTTCGTCGAGCTGGCGCAGGATGGTCTTGCTCTGCTCGGCGTTGAAGAAGGTGTTGCGCACGCCGAAGCGCAGCACGACGTCGAGATGGCAATCCTTCAGCCGGTCCTGGCTGCCGAGATGCAGGAGCTCGCAGGCCCGCCGGTTGGCGACCAGGATGCGATGGTCCGCATCCAGCATGAAAAGGCCGTGCGGCATGTTGTTGAGCGCGGTATCGAAGCGGTCGGCGATGGTCGCAAGCTCGCGGGCGGCCAGCACGTTCTCGTAGAGGAAGG
The Shinella zoogloeoides DNA segment above includes these coding regions:
- a CDS encoding putative bifunctional diguanylate cyclase/phosphodiesterase produces the protein MKDKGQDTLPADVYLSFVSSLYGNRQTLFVGMISHVITLAFVFAKTADPFFLAWSALIVLIWGTRAIGMRYFDRVDKSALGMDGIRYWENWYNLGAVGTTLALGTACGYSLLVSRDAFAEIATIAVTFGTMVSVVGRNYGSPRTVNYMVFSACFPIAVGFLGLQDFYHAVLASLVIPFAMTTRSMANGVRTFLYENVLAARELATIADRFDTALNNMPHGLFMLDADHRILVANRRACELLHLGSQDRLKDCHLDVVLRFGVRNTFFNAEQSKTILRQLDELLKGERSRALVQVTEGLYLEFTAAPRETGGAVLIFEDVTARVRAEKKILHMVRYDSLTGLPNRSYFADLVQEALGERKKPGTVGVMVLDVDDFKHVNDMKGHVTGDRLLCAIADRLRRLTGDRVIAGHLMGDEFVLFFPNEVNRRDLEVRMRRFHEQLRGSYEVEGMTLFVSFSAGCVTVASDEFRLEEMQIRADLALFETKSRAKGSLTVFEQEMDARYVDRQKLKEDLREALAGDALSVAYQPMFVPDGSRIECCEALSRWTHPERGPVPPTVFIQVAEEMGIVSEITRFMIGRACTDCATWPAHMGVSVNLSVQDLRGTGIIEVVAEALEKAGLEPHRLHLEVTESCLMEEPVKVQAILQELRARGITIAIDDFGTGYSSLSYLDQLPLDVIKIDRSFVRNIGEDPRRFKLLRGTVNLSRELGLRIVVEGVETEEQLALINKYHCADLVQGYVFAAPMSLEALRDRYESLGGNPDEPRRRGRRVA